A single region of the Nocardioides ochotonae genome encodes:
- a CDS encoding sensor histidine kinase: MTFDSIAAVEVRALVRLSFLLRMMTLLASLAGYVDQTLTPVAVGGIFFLTLTSMAGIAVPTVPALLQRHPSLVMLDALVMTGLMVALGTDNPLVLVALSSCLVIGLALPTLAAALSTVTMVSGYLVASLSDERVTPTFLADYGFPLTFVFVVVLGQAFRVLAERKRQSERAFAELISSTVTAEERARLARELHDSTAKTLQGLALSAQSLPHWITHDPGRACAEAEAISTSASEAVLQLRSLLSTLRQDMLDQSFHESLAALARDCTQDAPQVRLSLDLEPVELTAPSVRYELLAATREALRNALAHSGSDRVTVRLRAVDDEEVLIEVADSGCGFAMDILAERERQGHFGVRGYAERLELIGGRAEVTSEPGSGTTVRFVAPRMGLREGTHV; this comes from the coding sequence ATGACCTTCGACTCGATCGCCGCCGTCGAGGTCCGCGCCCTGGTGCGGCTCTCGTTCCTGCTGCGGATGATGACCCTGCTGGCAAGCCTGGCCGGCTACGTCGACCAGACCCTGACCCCGGTCGCGGTGGGTGGGATCTTCTTCCTCACCCTCACCAGCATGGCCGGGATCGCGGTCCCGACCGTGCCCGCCCTGCTCCAGCGCCACCCCTCGCTCGTCATGCTCGATGCTCTGGTGATGACCGGGCTGATGGTCGCGCTGGGAACCGACAACCCGCTGGTCCTGGTCGCCCTGAGCAGCTGCCTGGTGATCGGCCTCGCGCTGCCGACGCTCGCGGCAGCGTTGTCCACGGTGACGATGGTGAGCGGCTACCTGGTGGCGAGCCTCAGCGACGAGCGGGTCACCCCGACGTTCCTGGCCGACTACGGCTTCCCGCTGACCTTCGTCTTCGTCGTCGTGCTCGGCCAGGCCTTCCGGGTCCTCGCCGAGCGCAAGCGGCAGTCGGAGCGGGCGTTCGCCGAGCTGATCTCCAGCACGGTGACCGCCGAGGAGCGCGCGAGGCTGGCGCGCGAGTTGCACGACTCGACCGCCAAGACGCTGCAGGGGCTGGCGCTCTCGGCGCAGTCGCTCCCGCACTGGATCACCCATGACCCGGGGCGTGCCTGCGCGGAGGCGGAGGCGATCTCGACGTCGGCCTCCGAGGCGGTCCTCCAGCTGCGCAGCCTGCTGTCCACCCTGCGTCAGGACATGCTGGACCAGTCGTTCCACGAGTCCCTCGCCGCCCTGGCGCGGGACTGCACCCAGGACGCGCCGCAGGTGCGCCTGAGCCTCGATCTCGAGCCCGTCGAGCTGACCGCGCCGTCGGTGCGCTACGAGCTGCTGGCCGCGACACGGGAGGCGTTGCGCAACGCGCTCGCGCACTCCGGGTCGGATCGCGTGACGGTGCGGCTGCGCGCCGTCGACGACGAGGAGGTGCTGATCGAGGTGGCCGACAGCGGGTGCGGGTTCGCGATGGACATCCTGGCCGAGCGCGAGCGGCAGGGGCACTTCGGCGTGCGTGGCTACGCCGAGCGCCTCGAGCTGATCGGCGGGCGCGCGGAGGTCACCAGCGAGCCCGGCTCGGGCACCACGGTGCGGTTCGTCGCACCCCGGATGGGCCTGCGGGAGGGCACACATGTTTGA
- a CDS encoding response regulator: protein MFEDLTIAAPATPTGPTRTLIVDDNPVVRTGLRSLLESSAEIDVVGEAGDGILAESMVRTLKPDVVLLDVRMPRRDGVQTARAIAGETTVIMLTFTDEPAHIRAALAAGASGYLVHGSFDASTLVHTVRQAALGAGAFSRQALEAIRDTQVPQDLEEERRRRQRQFELSDRQGELMELIARGMTNAEIARELYLAEKTVKNHVNAIFAKLVVTNRSEAIAVWLGTRTPG, encoded by the coding sequence ATGTTTGAGGACCTGACCATCGCGGCGCCAGCGACGCCCACCGGGCCGACGCGCACGCTGATCGTGGACGACAACCCCGTCGTCCGCACGGGCCTGCGCAGCCTGCTGGAGAGCTCCGCGGAGATCGACGTGGTGGGGGAGGCCGGCGACGGCATCCTGGCGGAGTCGATGGTGCGCACCCTCAAGCCGGACGTGGTCCTGCTCGACGTGCGGATGCCGCGACGCGACGGCGTCCAGACCGCCCGCGCGATCGCCGGCGAGACCACCGTGATCATGCTGACCTTCACCGACGAGCCCGCCCACATCCGGGCCGCCCTGGCCGCGGGCGCGAGCGGCTACCTCGTGCACGGCTCGTTCGACGCCTCGACCCTCGTGCACACCGTCCGTCAGGCCGCCCTCGGCGCCGGGGCGTTCTCCCGGCAGGCGCTGGAGGCGATCCGGGACACCCAGGTCCCGCAGGACCTCGAGGAGGAGCGGCGCCGGCGTCAGCGCCAGTTCGAGCTCAGCGACCGGCAGGGCGAGCTGATGGAGCTGATCGCGCGTGGCATGACCAACGCCGAGATCGCGCGCGAGCTCTACCTCGCCGAGAAGACGGTGAAGAACCACGTCAACGCGATCTTCGCCAAGCTCGTGGTGACCAACCGCAGCGAGGCGATCGCGGTCTGGCTCGGCACCCGCACCCCCGGATAG
- a CDS encoding pilus assembly protein TadG-related protein, translating to MLLPRSHRRRRDESGQVTTGLIIAVVVALIAVAISGVALLARGVDEKSQAQSAADAAALAGAGALSELLPQLLAMMTSRDDLGGTAGCAFGQDRASTYAQKNDATLTAYCFDFRRGEVEASVQMNDPVSDEIDAAEARAVASTGLDLSTCSWNDEDPPEPSPTPTPTPEPSDGPSDGPTEDPGPPPPPPDRGTTFTCGPLTAEFVIDGETGRLSFVDLELDGLEPRLID from the coding sequence ATGCTGCTGCCCCGCTCGCACCGACGTCGTCGCGACGAGTCCGGTCAGGTCACCACCGGCCTGATCATCGCGGTGGTCGTCGCCCTGATCGCGGTCGCGATCTCGGGAGTCGCCCTGCTGGCCCGCGGCGTGGACGAGAAGTCCCAGGCGCAGAGCGCGGCCGACGCCGCCGCGCTGGCCGGCGCCGGCGCGCTGAGCGAGCTGCTGCCCCAGCTGCTGGCGATGATGACCTCGCGCGACGACCTCGGCGGCACCGCCGGGTGCGCGTTCGGCCAGGACCGGGCCAGCACCTATGCGCAGAAGAACGACGCCACCCTGACCGCCTACTGCTTCGACTTCCGGAGAGGCGAGGTGGAGGCCTCGGTCCAGATGAACGACCCGGTCAGCGACGAGATCGACGCCGCGGAGGCGCGCGCGGTCGCCAGCACCGGTCTCGACCTGTCGACGTGCTCGTGGAACGACGAGGACCCGCCGGAGCCCAGCCCGACCCCGACTCCCACGCCCGAGCCGTCCGACGGCCCGTCCGACGGGCCGACCGAGGACCCGGGTCCGCCGCCCCCGCCGCCGGACCGCGGCACGACGTTCACCTGCGGGCCGCTCACGGCCGAGTTCGTCATCGACGGCGAGACCGGTCGGCTGTCCTTCGTCGACCTCGAGCTCGACGGTCTCGAGCCCCGGCTGATCGACTAG
- a CDS encoding DUF192 domain-containing protein yields the protein MSRDQRVFGPGDRVLLRDGVPVAPLAVADTARARRRGLLGTDRVVGALWITRCPSVHMIGMRYPIDVAVVDRDGRVLHVATLRRLTGMTRFRLRASATIEAAVGSMAAWGVQRGSVLTIGEPAP from the coding sequence GTGAGCCGCGACCAGCGGGTCTTCGGTCCGGGGGACCGGGTGTTGCTGCGCGACGGGGTCCCGGTGGCACCGCTCGCGGTCGCCGACACCGCGCGCGCCCGCCGTCGGGGACTGCTCGGGACCGATCGGGTGGTCGGAGCGCTGTGGATCACGCGGTGCCCGTCGGTGCACATGATCGGCATGCGCTACCCGATCGACGTGGCGGTGGTCGACCGCGACGGGCGGGTGCTGCACGTCGCGACACTGCGCAGGCTCACCGGCATGACCCGCTTCCGCCTCCGCGCCAGCGCGACCATCGAGGCGGCGGTCGGGTCGATGGCCGCCTGGGGCGTGCAGCGCGGGTCCGTCCTCACGATCGGCGAGCCGGCTCCGTGA
- a CDS encoding prepilin peptidase, translating into MTVAIATACALIAGLALQARLARAGYRYDDERHLPRRGCRWVAPVLAVAVGLLAWRAEGQLVVLVGYAVVLAWMAGLAVIDLDVRRLPDRWTLPSYPAAAVLLAGCTWASEIGWAAWVTALVCGVVNGAVHLLLAVLNPAGLGLGDVKLAVTLGMVTGWFGWPAAFAAFLGAFCLGLVVGLLAAVRTGAGRKATFPFGPSMLGAAALVVLLAVPSVA; encoded by the coding sequence GTGACGGTCGCGATCGCCACGGCGTGCGCCCTGATCGCCGGGCTCGCCCTGCAGGCGCGGCTCGCGCGGGCGGGTTATCGCTACGACGACGAGCGGCACCTGCCCCGGCGCGGTTGCCGATGGGTGGCACCGGTGCTCGCGGTGGCGGTCGGTCTCCTGGCGTGGCGGGCCGAGGGCCAGCTGGTCGTGCTCGTCGGGTACGCCGTGGTCCTCGCCTGGATGGCCGGCCTCGCCGTCATCGACCTCGACGTGCGCCGGCTCCCCGACCGCTGGACGCTGCCGAGCTACCCCGCGGCCGCGGTGCTGCTGGCCGGGTGCACCTGGGCGAGCGAGATCGGATGGGCGGCGTGGGTGACGGCGCTGGTCTGCGGGGTCGTGAACGGTGCGGTGCACCTGCTCCTGGCCGTGCTGAACCCCGCCGGGCTGGGGCTCGGCGACGTGAAGCTGGCGGTCACGCTCGGCATGGTGACCGGCTGGTTCGGCTGGCCCGCGGCATTCGCGGCGTTCCTCGGCGCGTTCTGCCTGGGGCTCGTGGTCGGGCTCCTCGCCGCGGTCCGCACCGGCGCCGGTCGCAAGGCGACCTTCCCGTTCGGGCCCTCGATGCTCGGCGCAGCCGCGCTCGTCGTGCTCCTGGCGGTCCCGTCCGTGGCGTGA
- a CDS encoding SGNH/GDSL hydrolase family protein → MTAVRAPRRTTPVRGERGAGTLEYVGATILAGFLVLGLLVSPAGGAARDAFTEAVCSVVERDGCTVPGHGETPLDQATSGEYVALGDSYSSGEGAWDYEEGTDYDDRVDLWRYNDHEEDRNRCHRSAHAYSQVVTGNNEFAGGSSFVACSGAVADHLDNPNHDNTGEDPQYDALSDETSLVTMTMGGNDLGFADVVTDCIINGQRGVGPNTCQAKHDQRIEDELTRLHDELVDRYREIKEKAPNARVIIVGYPPLFVTDPSDNYGNLLFAEDQVWMNEVAGDLNAMLAAAAQEAGVEFVDPTQAFDGHGIGSDDPWINDLDLGGPGFAIANPSSFHPNAAGHAAIADLVQQQLVDPRYP, encoded by the coding sequence ATGACCGCCGTCCGCGCCCCGCGCCGTACCACTCCCGTCCGTGGGGAGCGGGGCGCCGGCACCCTCGAGTACGTCGGCGCCACGATCCTGGCCGGCTTCCTGGTGCTGGGCCTGCTGGTCTCCCCCGCCGGCGGCGCGGCCCGCGATGCCTTCACCGAGGCCGTGTGCAGCGTCGTCGAGCGGGACGGCTGCACCGTCCCGGGCCACGGCGAGACGCCGCTGGACCAGGCCACCAGCGGCGAGTACGTCGCCCTCGGCGACAGCTACTCCTCCGGCGAGGGCGCCTGGGACTACGAGGAGGGCACCGACTACGACGACCGCGTCGACCTGTGGCGCTACAACGACCACGAGGAGGACCGCAACCGCTGCCACCGCTCCGCGCACGCCTACTCCCAGGTGGTCACCGGCAACAACGAGTTCGCCGGCGGGTCCAGCTTCGTCGCCTGCTCGGGCGCCGTCGCCGACCACCTCGACAACCCCAACCACGACAACACCGGCGAGGACCCGCAGTACGACGCGCTCAGCGACGAGACCTCACTGGTGACCATGACGATGGGCGGCAACGACCTCGGCTTCGCCGACGTCGTCACGGACTGCATCATCAACGGCCAGCGCGGCGTCGGGCCGAACACCTGCCAGGCCAAGCACGACCAACGCATCGAGGATGAGCTGACCCGGCTCCACGACGAGCTGGTCGACCGCTACCGCGAGATCAAGGAGAAGGCCCCGAACGCCCGGGTGATCATCGTGGGCTATCCGCCGCTGTTCGTGACCGATCCCTCCGACAACTACGGCAACCTGCTCTTCGCCGAGGACCAGGTCTGGATGAACGAGGTGGCGGGCGACCTCAACGCGATGCTCGCCGCTGCCGCGCAGGAGGCCGGCGTCGAGTTCGTGGACCCGACCCAGGCCTTCGACGGGCACGGCATCGGCAGCGACGACCCGTGGATCAACGACCTCGACCTGGGCGGACCCGGGTTCGCGATCGCCAACCCGAGCAGCTTCCACCCCAACGCCGCCGGCCACGCCGCGATCGCCGACCTGGTGCAGCAGCAGCTCGTGGACCCGCGCTACCCGTGA
- a CDS encoding serine/threonine-protein kinase: protein MNPVFARRYELLDPIADGAMGSVWIVRDQQDGEVKAAKVLKHSDAGSLLRFMREQSTRIHHPHVVTPLSWSGEDDSVLFTMPLVRGGSVATLIGDWGPLPETWVVAILEQTLSALVAVHAARVVHRDVKPANLLLEPTGARRPHVRLTDFGIAVPIDQPRMTLSSTTLGTPGYMAPEQLAGADPDPRQDVFSVAIVGLEMLLGHPPPFLATELPQTPLGTVLRAAADPDPERRPASASALLEELAAVRAGLPADWDPGEVEVLDQFAGPEHREVVGPAPAPTTVLSAMDEATPMPAASGLTIGLLAATGVALLVLSAVLLLG, encoded by the coding sequence GTGAACCCCGTCTTCGCCCGCCGCTACGAGCTGCTCGATCCGATCGCCGACGGCGCGATGGGGTCGGTCTGGATCGTCCGCGACCAGCAGGACGGGGAGGTCAAGGCGGCCAAGGTCCTCAAGCACAGCGACGCCGGCTCGCTGCTGCGGTTCATGCGGGAGCAGTCCACACGCATCCACCACCCCCACGTGGTCACCCCGCTGAGCTGGTCGGGCGAGGACGACTCCGTCCTCTTCACGATGCCGCTGGTGCGCGGCGGCTCGGTGGCGACCCTGATCGGCGACTGGGGTCCGCTCCCGGAGACCTGGGTCGTCGCGATCCTCGAGCAGACCCTGTCGGCGCTGGTGGCCGTGCACGCCGCACGGGTGGTGCACCGCGACGTCAAGCCCGCGAACCTGCTGCTCGAGCCGACCGGCGCGCGCCGACCGCACGTGCGGCTGACCGACTTCGGTATCGCGGTCCCGATCGACCAGCCCCGGATGACGCTGTCCTCGACCACCCTCGGCACGCCCGGCTACATGGCACCCGAGCAGCTGGCCGGCGCGGATCCCGACCCCCGCCAGGACGTCTTCTCGGTGGCGATCGTCGGTCTGGAGATGCTGCTCGGCCATCCCCCGCCGTTCCTGGCCACGGAGCTGCCCCAGACCCCTCTGGGCACAGTGCTGCGTGCCGCCGCCGACCCCGACCCGGAGCGCAGGCCCGCGAGCGCGAGTGCCCTGCTGGAGGAGCTGGCGGCGGTGCGGGCCGGCCTGCCCGCCGACTGGGACCCCGGCGAGGTCGAGGTCCTCGACCAGTTCGCCGGCCCGGAGCACCGCGAGGTCGTCGGCCCGGCACCGGCGCCGACCACCGTGCTGAGCGCGATGGACGAGGCCACGCCCATGCCGGCGGCGTCCGGGCTCACCATCGGCCTCCTCGCCGCCACCGGCGTGGCCCTCCTGGTGCTCTCCGCCGTCCTGCTCCTGGGCTGA
- a CDS encoding DNA-binding protein encodes MEAEKIEEQRRLYGEPIGTLVRRVTAGLDLNQARVAQILGLSPPMLSQLVSGHRVKIGNPLALARLQRLLVLVEDAPALPVDAVQRRLEEIRTHHSTLSTSQFVHVTEPTEIIRRALRAVASGQELDRAAEALADVAPGLAELVRVYGTGSEADAARHFAAISHVV; translated from the coding sequence ATGGAAGCGGAGAAGATCGAGGAGCAGCGGCGGCTGTACGGCGAGCCGATCGGCACCTTGGTACGCCGGGTCACCGCGGGCCTGGACCTGAACCAGGCGCGGGTGGCGCAGATCCTCGGCCTCAGCCCTCCGATGCTGTCGCAGCTGGTCAGCGGTCATCGCGTGAAGATCGGCAACCCGCTCGCGCTGGCCCGCCTGCAGCGGCTGCTCGTCCTGGTCGAGGACGCCCCGGCGCTTCCCGTGGACGCGGTCCAGCGCCGCCTCGAGGAGATCCGCACCCACCACAGCACCCTGTCCACCAGCCAGTTCGTCCACGTGACGGAGCCCACCGAGATCATCCGCCGGGCGCTCCGCGCGGTCGCCTCGGGCCAGGAGCTGGACCGGGCCGCCGAGGCACTGGCCGACGTGGCGCCCGGCCTGGCCGAGCTCGTGCGGGTCTACGGCACCGGCAGCGAGGCCGACGCGGCCCGGCACTTCGCCGCGATCAGCCACGTGGTGTGA
- a CDS encoding vWA domain-containing protein: MKLRRHLAGLATILVAMSAGAVVATAPAPTNAAPAAASAADEGYGRMMLVLDASGSMAQAAGGGQTKIAAARKALTTVVDGLPDEAQVGLRVFGATVFSRTDKGSCTDSQVVVDPGTDNRDALRAAIDDYEPYGETPIPHALKEAAKDLGDEGARSIVLVSDGESTCDPDPCTVAAELQKNGIDLQIDVVGLSVSGEARAQLQCIAEKGNGTYYDADSAADIESRLTRVASRALRPFTLRGTPIVGGAESSPTPVEVGDYVDTLGASGDSKSYVFTRETAGTTLRVAALSQGETGFLDGLVAEVTGPAGRCDYASANRGALDLREVMGVQLTAGAGLGSSGVEGCEEPGDYVVTITRARGASEEVPFGLVVTEEPPVEEVGFSDPELASLSAAAPQVGGEPQRVEGASSFDGASEVGTGSWSSTVVPGEVLIYKVPLEFGQAAQVSVDFPEATGQLAEQFGRFAPSANLTLFNPLGAQLGYVDGSTWIDSPDGVSLQAAVPAVSRAPSEVRSAKFNGGADVTVAGDYYVSLSVQKKDYTVEIPFTLNVEVIGEPSDGPTYVGGATWNVVDGATAGTQEPSASPSETESADGDGDGGAAAESEGDTVSIVAVAAGVLGLAALVAALLLWRRRSAG; this comes from the coding sequence ATGAAGCTCCGTCGTCACCTGGCCGGCCTGGCCACGATCCTGGTCGCCATGAGTGCCGGGGCGGTCGTCGCGACCGCCCCCGCGCCCACCAATGCCGCGCCTGCCGCCGCGTCCGCCGCCGACGAGGGCTACGGGCGGATGATGCTCGTCCTGGATGCGTCCGGGTCGATGGCCCAGGCGGCAGGCGGAGGTCAGACCAAGATCGCCGCGGCCCGCAAGGCGCTCACGACGGTGGTCGACGGACTCCCTGACGAGGCGCAGGTCGGGCTTCGCGTCTTCGGGGCGACGGTGTTCTCGCGCACCGACAAGGGATCGTGCACCGACAGTCAGGTCGTCGTCGATCCCGGGACCGACAACCGCGACGCGCTCCGTGCGGCGATCGACGACTACGAGCCGTACGGCGAGACCCCGATCCCGCACGCCCTCAAGGAGGCGGCCAAGGACCTCGGCGACGAGGGGGCCCGCTCGATCGTGCTGGTCTCCGACGGAGAGTCGACCTGCGACCCCGACCCGTGCACGGTGGCGGCGGAGCTGCAGAAGAACGGCATCGACCTCCAGATCGACGTGGTCGGGCTCTCGGTCTCCGGCGAGGCCCGCGCTCAGCTGCAGTGCATCGCGGAGAAGGGCAACGGCACCTACTACGACGCCGACAGCGCCGCCGACATCGAGAGCCGCCTGACCCGGGTGGCCAGCCGGGCGCTGCGGCCCTTCACCCTCAGGGGCACCCCGATCGTGGGCGGCGCCGAGAGCTCGCCCACCCCGGTCGAGGTCGGCGACTACGTCGACACGCTCGGAGCATCGGGTGATTCCAAGAGCTACGTGTTCACCCGCGAGACGGCGGGCACCACGCTCCGCGTCGCCGCGCTGTCGCAGGGTGAGACGGGGTTCCTGGACGGACTGGTGGCCGAGGTCACCGGCCCCGCCGGGCGCTGCGACTATGCCAGTGCCAACCGGGGTGCTCTCGACCTGCGCGAGGTGATGGGCGTCCAGCTCACCGCGGGGGCAGGCCTCGGCTCCTCGGGGGTCGAGGGTTGCGAGGAGCCCGGCGACTACGTCGTGACCATCACCCGGGCGCGGGGCGCGAGCGAGGAGGTGCCGTTCGGCCTGGTCGTGACCGAGGAGCCCCCGGTCGAGGAGGTCGGGTTCAGCGACCCGGAGCTCGCCAGCCTCTCGGCTGCCGCACCGCAGGTCGGCGGAGAGCCGCAGCGGGTCGAGGGCGCCTCGTCGTTCGACGGCGCATCCGAGGTCGGCACGGGCAGCTGGTCGAGCACTGTCGTGCCCGGGGAGGTGCTGATCTACAAGGTGCCGCTCGAGTTCGGCCAGGCGGCGCAGGTGAGCGTGGACTTCCCCGAGGCGACCGGGCAGCTCGCCGAGCAGTTCGGCCGGTTCGCACCGAGCGCCAACCTGACGCTGTTCAACCCGCTGGGCGCCCAGCTCGGCTACGTCGACGGCTCCACCTGGATCGACTCTCCCGACGGTGTCTCCCTGCAGGCGGCCGTCCCTGCCGTGAGCCGCGCGCCCTCCGAGGTCCGCAGCGCGAAGTTCAACGGCGGCGCCGACGTCACCGTCGCGGGCGACTACTACGTCAGCTTGAGCGTTCAGAAGAAGGACTACACCGTCGAGATCCCGTTCACCCTGAACGTGGAGGTCATCGGGGAGCCCTCCGACGGGCCGACGTACGTCGGCGGCGCCACCTGGAACGTGGTCGACGGGGCCACCGCAGGCACGCAGGAGCCCTCCGCCAGCCCCTCGGAGACCGAGTCGGCCGACGGCGACGGCGACGGCGGGGCGGCCGCGGAGAGCGAGGGCGACACCGTGAGCATCGTCGCGGTGGCCGCGGGCGTGCTGGGCCTGGCGGCCCTGGTCGCCGCGCTGCTGCTGTGGCGCCGGCGCTCGGCGGGCTGA
- a CDS encoding TetR/AcrR family transcriptional regulator translates to MNDAPEPVVPAADAAARGSRRRERTRAALLDAAEVLLSQRAPEEIRIEDVAVRAGVSPASVYVHFGTKAGLLAAVTERVLAVATDTLRAAYAAQVSPLERFAGVGSAYLRLLLDHPVVVKYLSVTGERGPRTPVEEQVVDRFSDLRGEFEQSIRDAVEAGAIRRVDPELMSYFLFGAWNGVAALALRRDALAIDPARVELSVIESGLVLLDGLLVDSRAD, encoded by the coding sequence GTGAACGACGCCCCGGAGCCGGTCGTCCCGGCCGCCGACGCCGCTGCCCGCGGGTCGCGGCGCCGGGAGCGCACCCGCGCGGCCCTGCTCGACGCGGCGGAGGTCCTGCTGTCGCAGCGTGCCCCGGAGGAGATCCGGATCGAGGACGTCGCGGTCCGGGCGGGGGTGTCGCCCGCCTCGGTGTACGTGCACTTCGGGACCAAGGCCGGGCTGCTGGCCGCCGTCACGGAGCGGGTCCTGGCCGTGGCGACCGACACGCTCCGCGCGGCGTACGCGGCGCAGGTGTCCCCGCTCGAACGCTTCGCCGGTGTCGGCTCCGCCTACCTGCGGCTGCTGCTCGACCACCCGGTGGTGGTGAAGTACCTGTCGGTGACCGGTGAGCGCGGTCCCCGCACGCCGGTCGAGGAGCAGGTCGTCGACAGGTTCAGCGACCTCCGCGGGGAGTTCGAGCAGAGCATCCGCGACGCCGTCGAGGCCGGGGCGATCCGGCGCGTCGATCCGGAGCTCATGTCCTACTTCCTGTTCGGCGCCTGGAACGGGGTCGCTGCGCTGGCGCTGCGCCGCGATGCGCTGGCGATCGATCCCGCACGCGTCGAGCTCTCGGTGATCGAGTCCGGGCTGGTGCTCCTGGACGGCCTGCTCGTGGACTCGCGGGCCGATTGA
- a CDS encoding phytoene desaturase family protein produces MAQTTFDPTTSPEAGETWDAVVVGAGPGGLTCAAYLAANGKKVLVLEANQVVGGSTQVFRRAGNKFEFDVGTHYVGECGPGGRMQTALAGLALTERIKWLRQRPEGHCQIMIPGTTFQTPTGWDTYLDRLIAAFPDEEPGLRRCVRIMRTIATRERPRRRPFALLRWGVRPITTLMAACGLSADAQAVILAENGDYTWPPHRTPTAMHAGFLHHYLQAGAYYPRGGGQVIGAHLTDVVQSYGGRVRTKARVERILVEDGRAVGVRLRDGEEIRSEVVVSAADFKRTWADLVGEEHLTTRLRRRLSKLEMTLPMFAVYVALDVDLRERGTPPLAWVWPTNDVDGYYREVAAGRCPEQMPVGISCPTAKDPEGTHSAPPGYSTLELVSWAPKDHEFWNVDPGPADDAGYGRDERYLRLKEELTQRVLDTAELMIPDLRERMVFCEASTPITQERFTLTTDGSCYGIAPLLKNLGPFRPKVTTHIPGLFLAGGSTEHMFGINATIWGGMGTAGSVLGRDLVQEVKDGAVFVDETRLTEITDDFDPLLASKPGSVIRRPVRRRPKASA; encoded by the coding sequence ATGGCGCAGACCACGTTCGACCCGACGACGAGCCCGGAAGCGGGGGAGACCTGGGACGCGGTGGTCGTCGGCGCCGGCCCCGGCGGCCTCACCTGCGCGGCGTACCTCGCTGCGAACGGCAAGAAGGTGCTGGTGCTCGAGGCCAACCAGGTGGTCGGCGGCAGCACCCAGGTCTTCCGTCGCGCGGGGAACAAGTTCGAGTTCGACGTCGGCACCCACTACGTCGGCGAGTGCGGCCCGGGCGGCCGGATGCAGACCGCGCTGGCCGGGCTGGCGCTGACCGAGCGGATCAAGTGGCTGCGCCAGCGCCCCGAGGGCCACTGCCAGATCATGATCCCGGGGACGACGTTCCAGACGCCGACCGGCTGGGACACCTACCTGGACCGTCTGATCGCCGCCTTCCCCGACGAGGAGCCCGGCCTGCGTCGCTGCGTCCGGATCATGCGGACCATCGCCACCCGTGAGCGGCCGCGCCGGCGCCCGTTCGCGCTGCTGCGCTGGGGCGTGCGACCGATCACGACGCTGATGGCCGCCTGCGGGCTGAGCGCCGACGCGCAGGCGGTGATCCTCGCGGAGAACGGGGACTACACCTGGCCCCCGCACCGCACGCCGACCGCCATGCACGCGGGCTTCCTGCACCACTACCTGCAGGCGGGCGCGTACTACCCGCGCGGTGGCGGCCAGGTCATCGGCGCGCACCTGACCGACGTCGTCCAGTCCTACGGCGGTCGGGTCCGCACCAAGGCCAGGGTCGAGAGGATCCTGGTCGAGGACGGCCGCGCGGTCGGCGTACGTCTGCGTGACGGTGAGGAGATCCGGTCCGAGGTGGTCGTCTCGGCGGCGGACTTCAAGAGGACCTGGGCGGACCTGGTCGGCGAGGAGCACCTGACCACGCGGCTGCGGCGCAGGCTGTCGAAGCTGGAGATGACGCTGCCGATGTTCGCGGTGTACGTCGCGCTGGACGTCGACCTGCGCGAGCGGGGTACGCCGCCGTTGGCCTGGGTGTGGCCGACCAACGACGTCGACGGCTACTACCGCGAGGTCGCCGCGGGGCGCTGCCCCGAGCAGATGCCGGTGGGCATCAGCTGCCCCACGGCCAAGGACCCGGAGGGCACCCACTCGGCGCCGCCCGGCTACTCCACCCTCGAGCTGGTGAGCTGGGCCCCCAAGGACCACGAGTTCTGGAACGTCGACCCCGGCCCGGCCGACGACGCGGGCTACGGACGCGACGAGCGCTACCTCCGGCTCAAGGAGGAGCTCACCCAGCGGGTGCTCGACACGGCCGAGCTGATGATCCCGGACCTGCGGGAGCGGATGGTCTTCTGCGAGGCGTCCACCCCGATCACCCAGGAGCGCTTCACCCTCACCACCGACGGCTCCTGCTACGGCATCGCGCCGCTGCTCAAGAACCTCGGCCCCTTCCGCCCGAAGGTCACGACCCACATCCCCGGGCTCTTCCTCGCCGGCGGCAGCACCGAGCACATGTTCGGCATCAACGCCACGATCTGGGGCGGCATGGGGACCGCCGGCTCCGTGCTGGGCCGCGACCTTGTCCAGGAGGTGAAGGACGGGGCCGTCTTCGTCGACGAGACCCGCCTGACCGAGATCACCGACGACTTCGACCCGCTGCTGGCGTCCAAGCCGGGTTCGGTGATCCGTCGTCCCGTCCGACGGCGCCCGAAGGCGAGTGCCTGA